In a genomic window of uncultured Fretibacterium sp.:
- a CDS encoding Veg family protein — protein MPRTLTSIKDEIFSYKGRLVRCRMSKGRNRTEETEGILLDVYPKLFTLYNESSASTVSFSYAEILTREVELEIVTRV, from the coding sequence GTGCCGAGAACGCTCACATCCATCAAAGATGAGATTTTCTCCTATAAGGGCCGGCTGGTTCGTTGCCGAATGTCCAAGGGGAGGAACAGGACCGAGGAGACGGAGGGGATTCTTCTTGACGTCTATCCCAAGCTCTTCACCTTGTACAACGAGTCCAGTGCAAGTACCGTCTCCTTCAGCTACGCGGAGATACTCACCCGAGAGGTCGAGCTTGAAATTGTGACTCGCGTTTAG
- a CDS encoding tetratricopeptide repeat protein — MGGYSRGSVRRFALLALLLGALVGCGPAWANGNVSADEAPPPIRKSVKRAPIKKAAPKARKAKKKTPPAPARRKAVPSRPRISSLRQGIALMRQERYEAAYPWLQKAVQEERRNPEAWYWYGMYHERTAQFEQAQFFYRKAMELDPGFEPFSRVVVYPGDGERVPLWDPKRPARVYPIPTNNHGIATIPPDSPQARRRPVRPPIDPELPKVPLYTPPEPGAGPFDGDAWQPSVYVPPGRERLLEGGEPAYAPPESRVVPLAPPPALEVGVAFPAGGNPGPVPQTVPPVPSAPVGVQPGGAPVYQPPLPDVRAGDTVPGAASTAGIPPVGGEVVSREAPAYQPPVPGTASAGPASGDRPVYLPPLPADKK; from the coding sequence GCCAATGGGAACGTTTCGGCCGACGAGGCGCCGCCCCCCATCAGGAAATCGGTGAAGAGGGCCCCGATAAAGAAAGCGGCACCCAAGGCGAGGAAGGCAAAGAAAAAGACCCCGCCGGCACCGGCCCGGAGGAAGGCCGTTCCCTCCCGCCCCCGCATCTCATCCCTGCGGCAGGGGATCGCCCTCATGCGCCAGGAGCGTTACGAGGCGGCGTATCCGTGGCTGCAGAAGGCCGTGCAGGAGGAACGGCGTAATCCCGAGGCGTGGTATTGGTACGGGATGTACCACGAGAGGACGGCCCAGTTCGAGCAGGCCCAGTTCTTCTATCGCAAGGCGATGGAGCTGGACCCCGGCTTCGAGCCGTTCTCGCGCGTTGTCGTCTATCCCGGGGACGGGGAGCGTGTGCCCCTGTGGGACCCCAAGCGTCCGGCGCGGGTCTACCCCATCCCCACGAACAACCACGGGATCGCCACCATCCCTCCCGATTCCCCCCAGGCACGGCGCCGGCCCGTTCGGCCTCCTATCGATCCCGAGCTGCCCAAGGTTCCGCTCTACACCCCTCCGGAGCCCGGAGCGGGGCCCTTCGACGGCGACGCGTGGCAGCCCTCGGTCTATGTCCCGCCGGGGCGGGAAAGGCTTTTGGAGGGCGGCGAGCCCGCCTATGCGCCGCCCGAGTCCCGGGTTGTCCCCCTGGCGCCGCCTCCCGCGCTGGAGGTTGGCGTCGCCTTTCCGGCGGGCGGGAACCCGGGCCCCGTCCCTCAGACGGTACCGCCGGTTCCCTCCGCTCCCGTGGGCGTGCAGCCCGGTGGGGCTCCCGTCTATCAGCCCCCGTTGCCCGATGTGAGGGCTGGGGACACGGTGCCGGGCGCGGCTTCCACGGCAGGGATTCCTCCCGTCGGAGGTGAGGTCGTCTCGAGGGAGGCCCCGGCCTATCAGCCTCCCGTCCCTGGGACGGCGTCGGCAGGCCCGGCGTCGGGGGATCGGCCGGTTTACCTTCCTCCGTTGCCGGCGGATAAAAAATGA